DNA from Halobaculum sp. XH14:
CCCCTTCACGCGACCCCACGACGTACGCGCAGACTGACCACTTCCGCCAGCGACTGTGCCAGCAGGGCCGGTACGTCACGCTTCCCACCGTCGGCGAGGCGATCAGGCGGGGACAGCTCCGGTGGAACACCAGCGACGGCTGGCGGTTCGCGCTCGTCGAGGACGGCGTCAGGTACGTCATCGTCGTCGGCGACACCGAGACGCCCTCGCCGGTGCTCGTCACCGGCTGGACCGAGATCGCCGACTGGGACGCCGTCGTCGACTCGGACCGCTGGAGCGAACTGGACGCCCACACCATCCGGCTCCGCGCGGACCTCTCCTCGCACAAGGAGCGACAGATTCCGGGCCGCATCAGGCCCCGCGTCGTGAGCCGGGCGTTCGAGATCGGCGGCCACCGCGTCGCCACCGCCGCCGGCGAGGGCTTCGTCGAGTGTGCCGACTGCGGCGGCCGCTTCCGCTCGAAGCGCGCGCTCCGTGAGCGGCACTGCCAGTGATCCGACCGGGCCGGTGAACCCGCCGGCCGACCCGCCGTCCAACTCGCCGCGGGAACGCGACCCCTTTACCCCGCGGCGTCCTACGGCCGGCAATGACGGACGAGGGCGGCGGCCGGTCGGGGACGGAGACCGACCCCGACGGGGCCGCTGACACGGGGGACCAGGGTGCCGGCGAGCCCGACCCGCTCGCCGACGATTCGGACCCGGACGGGGTCACGATGGACGAGTTCTACGACGTCGTCGAAGCCGAGGAGCGACCGGTGCTCACGGCCTCGCAGGTCGCCCGCAGGGCGGGGCTGAGCCAGGCCGGGGCCCGCGACGCGCTCGACGACCTCTCCGACGGCGGTGACCTCGAGCGCGTCGACGTGGAGACGGATCCGGTCGTCTACTACCCGAGCACCTGGGGCGAACTGGCCGAACGCGAGCGGGTCGTGCTGTTTCCCGAGCGTCGGGAGGTCGTCGTGGATCGGCCGACACAGTACACCCGCGCACGGCTCTCGCAGTTCGCCCACCTCGTCGACTCGACCGGAACCGAACCCGGCACTCGCGGCTACCTCTACGAGATCCGCCAGGAGGACGTCTGGGCGGCGCCGTTCGAGGACTGCTCCGAACTGCTCGCGCGGATGCGGTCGGTGTTCCCGCGTCGCTCGCCGCACCTGGAGGGCTGGGTCGAGGACCAGTGGAACCGGGCCAACCAGTTCACGCTCGAAACGCACGAGGAGGGCTACGTCGTCCTCTCGGCCGAGCGCGAGGAGCTGATGGGCAACGTCGCCCGGCAGAAGCTCGACGAGTCGCACCTCCAGGCCGACATGTCGGACACCGAATCCTGGGTCAACACCGAGGAACTCGGCGCGATCAAGCGCATCCTCTACGAGGCCGGCTACCCGGTCCGGGACGAGCGCGACCTGGAGTCGGGCGACCCGCTCGACGTCTCGCTCGACGTGGACGTTCGGGCGTACCAGGCGGACTGGCGTGACCGCTTCCTGGAGAAGCGTGCCGGCGTCTTCGTCGGCCCGCCCGGGAGCGGGAAGACCGTCGCGGCCATCTCGGTCCTCGCGGCGGTCGGGGGCGAGACGCTGATCCTCGTGCCGTCCCGGGAACTCGCCGGCCAGTGGACGGCGGAACTGCGCCGACACACCGACCTCCCCGAGGACCGGATCGGCGAGTACCACGGCGGGACGAAGCAGGTTCGGCCCGTCACGATAGCGACCTACCAGACCGCGGGGATGGATCGGCACCGCTCGCTGTTCGACTCGCGCGAGTGGGGCCTGGTCGTCTACGACGAGGTCCAGCACATCCCCTCGGACGTGTTCCGCCGGACGGCGGACCTCCAGACGAAACACCGGCTCGGCCTGTCGGCGACGCCGGTCAGGGAGGACGACCGCGAGGAGGAGATCTTCACGCTCATCGGGCCGCCGATCGGGACCGACTGGGGCGCGCTGTTCGACGCGGGCTACGTGCAGGAGCCGGAAGTCGAGATCAGATACGTTCCCTGGCGACACGACGACGCGCGAAACGAGTGGGCGAGCGCGGACCGCCGGGAGAAACACCGCGTCGCCGCGCGAAACCCGGCGAAGGTCGAGGAGATCCGACGGTTGCGGGACAAACACGACGACGCCAAGGCGCTGATCTTCGCGGACTACCTGGCCCAGGGTGAACGGATCGCGGAGGCGCTCGGAGTCCCGTTCGTCTCCGGGGAGACGCGCCACGCGGAGCGTCGACGGCTGTTCGAGGAGTTCCGGCAGGGCGAGCGGCGGACGCTCGTCGTCTCCCGAATCGCCGACGAGGGGATCGACCTGCCGAACGCGGAACTCGCGGTCGTCGCCTCGGGACTGGGCGGCAGTCGTCGGCAGGGGGCACAGCGCGCCGGCCGGACGATGCGACCCGCGGGCTCGGCGCTGGTGTACGTGCTCGCGACGCGGGGGACGAGTGAGGAGGACTTCGCCCAGCGGCGGATGAACCACCTCGCGGAGAAGGGCATCAGGGTGCGCGAACGGACGGTCGAGTAGACGCCTTCCGGAGCGACCTCGACCTCGATCCCGTTCGCGTGACCGGCCTCACTCCTCGAACTCTGGTTCGGCCCACTTCCCGTCGGCCTCGACAGAGGCGAGCGCGTGTTCGATCTCCGCCCCGGAGAACTCGACGTCGTACAGTTCCATGTTCCGCCGCTGCCACTCCGCACTGAGTCCGGTTTCGCCCTCCGGACCAACCCGAGCACCGTGGGTCTTGAAGAACCGAGCGCCGCGGCCGAGCCGGGATCCCTCGCCGGTGTGTTCGTCGAACGCGACGTCGTACTCGCCGCCGGGTTCGAACTCGCCGACCGGGAAGTCGTCCTCCGGCTCCTCGCCCCGCTCGCGGGCCGCCGCACGCTCCTCGGCCGCGTTCCGGAAGTACTCGTCGGCGTTCGGGCCCTCACGGGTCGAGGTCGCGCGGGCACAGGCGAGCGCGGCGTGGATCGCACAGAGCCGCCCGCGCCACTCGCCGGGCTCCCAGCGCTCGGTCGCCAGTTCCTCGTAGCGCTCGACGAGCAGCGCGACGTCCTCGCCCGCGCGGAGGTCCTCCACGACGTAGAGGGTCAGCCGGTCCCAGAGGTTCCACGCGAACCCGGAGCGGGCGAGTTCCCAGGCCGCCCACGCAGCGACCTCCTCGTCGGAGCGCCGGACGGCCTTCTGGAGCAGGCTGGACACCGCGTAGCGGCTGTAGCCGCCGTCCGTCTCGCCGGCGTCCTTGGGCTCGCCGAAGTCGTTCGTGTCGTCCGCGTCGGGGTCGCGCTCGGAGAGGTCGCCGTCGGCCCCGAAGGTGGCCTGTCTGCCCTCGTCGTCCATGTCGGTCGAATGTGGAGCGTGCGCGATAAACCCCCCGACGGAGGCGTGGTTCGACGTGGCGAACGGCCGATGAATGAGAATCCTTAAGTTCGCAACCGGGCGAGTAGCAGACGGACCGCCCTTAGCTCAGCCTGGTAGAGCAGCCGACTGTAGATCGGCTTGTCCCCCGTTCAATTCGGGGAGGGCGGACTTTCTCGCGAGTCGATACACCGCGGAACGGAGTCACGCAGTCGGACGGTTCACACCCGCAGTGTTTGGGCGAACGGGTAACCTGACTCGTGGTAGCGCCGTCGCTCGTCAGCGAGCGGCCGAGCGTATCGAGGGAGCGAGGACCGTTCGATCGAAGCGGAGGCCCGTTCTCAGTCGAGCCGGACGGCCTCGTGCGGGATGGTTTCCCTGAGCCTCCGGAAGGGTTCTCAACGGAACGTGTCGCCCCAGTCGCCGCCGTGGACGTGTTCCTCGACGTCCTTCCGCCGGCGAGTGTCTCCAGATCCCTCGATTCGCTCGTCCGCAGGATGGCCGACGGTGATCGCGCCGATGGGGTCGTACGCCTCGGGCACGCTGAAGGCGTCCCGGAGCGCCGGCCAGTCCTCGTCGGGGATGCCGAAGAACAGCGCTCCGAGTCCCTCGGCGACTGCGGCGTGGAGGACGTTCAACGCGGCCATCCCGGTGTCGATGTACCAGTACGGCACCGGCCAGCGCGACTCCTCGCGGTCGGTCCACCCCTTGTCTGGCTCGGCGTACCGGTCGAGATAGTCGTCCTTGCAGGCGAACGGTACCACCACCAGCGGCGCCCTGCGGACGCGCTCGGGCTGGACGTTGTGCTCGTTGGTCGACCAGAACCGCTCGCGGTCCTCCGGCGACTCGAGCACGAGGAAACCGAACCCCTGGCTGAACCCGGCCGATGGCCCCTGTAGCCCGGCGGTGACGATCCGCTCTGTTGCACCCTCGTCGATCGGATCCTCGCGGAAGTTCCGGACCATCCGACGGCGATGGATGACCTCGTCGTACTCCATACGCCGCGGTACGAACGTGCCCACTAAAGTCCTGCAGGCGACGTCGGCTGGTGGGTTGTCGCCGCTCCCGAGGGCAGTTTCCGATTCGTCGTGGTTCCGCTCCGGGGAAATCGTGGCCCGGTCGAGCAACGCGTTCGGACGCGTCCTCGACTGCTACGCGGAATCGAACCGGTCAGTTCTCCACCACCACGCGGAAGCAATCTGACGGCTAGAGGTCTCACGGCGGTTACCCGGCACGGTGCCGCTCGAGCGTCCCGATGCCGCCAGTACACGGGCTCACACCGATCACAACTCAGAGGGGGTCCAGTTCGTCCTCCTCGTCGGTGATCAGCTCCTGGATCTCCGCCGCGCGCTCCTCGGCCTGCTCGGAGACGTTCTCCCGGGCGTCGACCGCCTTCTCCTGCAGGGCGTCGATCCGCGGCGCGTCCGTCACGTTCGAGAGGAGGACGACCGCCGACACCGTGTCCGCGTACGGCCGCGGGCTGTCGCCGGCGAGCACCTCGATGCTGCCGGTCCGCTGTTCGAGCCAGCGGCGGGCGCTCTCAATGCCCTTCCGCGAGAACTCCTCCGGCGGGCCGGAGACGACGATGAGCGACCGCTCGGCCGACTCCACGTCAGCCGGGAGGGTCAGCCTGGACTGGATGGCTTGTCGGACCAGCCCGCTGAGCTTCTTGGCCGGGTCCGTTGGCTCGTCGGCACCGTTCGTCCGGAGTCGGGCGAGCAGGCCGCGGGAGTCCTTCGTCGACGGCTCGACGTCGGTCTCGGCGTACGCGATCGTGCTGACCCCGCCGGTCCCCAGCGTCCGCCTGATGTCGCTCGCGTCCATCGCGTTCTCCGAGACCGTCTCGCCGTCGACCTCGCCGGCGGAGAGCAACGCTTCGATCCGCGTTGCGATCTCCCTGTTGGTCCGGTCGTATCCGGCACCCACGGAGTCCTGGTGGCCGCGCCACGAGTCGTTGTCGAAGACGAGCAAGTTGTCCGTCGACTCGGCGAACGAGCGGAACGAGCGGGCCGCGTTGTACGACGCCCGGCCGCCCTCCTCCTCGCTCGGCAGGATGCCGAGCCCGTACACTGGCTCGTCGTACGTCTCCCGGAGCGCCGCGCTCAGGACCGGCGCGCCGCCGCTGCCCGTTCCCCCGCCCAGCCCCGCGACCACGAGGAACGCGTCGATGTCGTAGACTGGCACTTCGTCGAGTGCGCGTTCGATCTCGTGGAGGTCACGTCGCGTGACCTCGGCGCCCAGGTCCGGGTCGCTTCCGACGCCGTGGCCCTTGACCCGCTCGTCGGTCTGCCCGATCAGGAGCTGTTTCCCCTCGGGGATCCGGTCCAGCTTCGCAAGATCAGTTCGTGCCGAGTTGACAGCGAGGACGGCGCTACAGAGCGTGCGCTCCCGGTCGAGCTGGTAGGTGAACACGGCATCGGCGACCTTGCCGCCGGCGTTCCCGACCCCGATGAGCGCGATCTTCATGCGTGCGGAAGCGTCTCTCCGTGAGCCGGTTAGTTATGAAGATGATTATCGAGGGTCGCCTCGCTAGGTTCTGCTTACTCCACGGTCACTCGCCGGCCTTCGGTCGGTGCTCTCGGCCGCTCGCGGTCCAGTTTTATGCCCCTCGCATCCGAACGTCGTCCCATGGCTCACGTAGCTGTGGTCGGTGGCGGTGCCGCCGGACTGTCGGCCGCGATGTTCGCCGCGAAGAACGGGCTCGACGCGACCGTCTTCGACACGGACGCGAGCTGGCTGCACAAGGCACACCTGTTCAACTACCCGGGAATCGACTCGCTCGACGGCGACGCGTACCTCGACGTGGCGCGGGAGCAAGCGAAGCGGTTCGGCGCGGAGATCAACCAGGGCGAGGAAGTCACCGCGGTCACGGACGAGGGCGACCTCGCCGTCACCACCGAGGACGGCGAGTACGACGCCGACTACGTCGTGCTGGCGACCGGCGCGAACCGCGACCTCGCGGAGGAACTCGGCTGTGAACTGACCGACGAGGGTGCGGTCGACGTGGACGTGACGATGGAGACCAGCGTCGACGGCGTGTACGCGACCGGCGCGATGGTCCGGACGGAGGAGTGGCAGGCCGTCATCTCGGCCGGCGACGGCGCGGCCGCGGCGCTCAACGTCCTTTCCCGCGAGCGCGGCGAACACTTCCACGACTTCGACACGCCCGCAGACGCCGACGAGGCGCTGGGAACCCTGATCGACGACGAATAGCGCGGGCGGACTCACCCCACATCGTCTCATCTCACCTCGTCTCATCTCACCTCTTCCCATCTCACCACATCTCGTCTCATGCCGCACCATCTCGTCTCCTTCCGGCGAAGGTTGAAAGCCGATGAGGGGACCAGCCCGTCCGTGACCTGACCGACCGACGGCGGGGGGTCAGCGATCGCGCGGCCGCCCCCTCGCCGAACCGACCGTGCCGTCTGTCCGCAAACACAAGCGATAACGGCGTTGCCCGGAAGCGGGGAGTGTGTCGTCGTTCGTCGTCGTCGAGAACCGCGTGCCACCGTTCGCAGCGCTCGCGGTCGCCGTCGTCGCGATCTCGACGAGCGCCATCCTCGTGGAGTGGAGCCGAGCGCCGAGCCTCGTGAAGGCGCTCTACCGCGTCGTCTTCACCGTCGCGGCCCTCATGCCGGTCGCGCTCGCTCGGCCGAGCGACCGCGCCGGGTTCCGACAGCTTCGCCGTCGGGACACGCTACTTGCCGTGCTCGCGGGAGTCGCGCTCGCGATCCACTTCGCGTCGTGGTTCGAGAGCCTCCGCTGGACGTCCGTCGCCGCCAGCGTCACGCTCGTCCAGGCCCAGCCGCTGTTCGTCGCACTCGGCGCGTGGGCGCTGCTCGACGAGCGGGTCACGCCCAGGATGGTCGCCGGCATCGGCGTCGCGCTCGTCGGAATGGCCGTGATGAGCGGCGGCGACGTCGTGCTCGGGACGGCCTCGCTCGCCGGCGAGCGGCCGCTGTTCGGCAACGCGCTCGCCGTCCTCGGCGCCGTCACCGCCGCGAGCTACGTGCTCGCGGGGCGGTCGCTCCGCCAGCGACTCCCGCTCCTGCCGTACGTCCTCGTCGTGTACGCGAGCTGTGCCGTCGCGCTGTTCGCGGCGACCCTCGCCAGCGGCCACCCGCTATTCGACTACCCGGTGCGGGAATGGCTGCTGTTCCTCGGGATGGCTGCGGGGCCGGGCATCTTCGGCCACACCGTCATCAACTGGGCGCTCGCACACGTCGAGTCGAGCGTCGTCTCCGTCTCGCTGCTCGGCGAACCCGTCGGGAGCACGCTGCTGGCGGTGGTCCTACTCTCAGAGTATCCGACGCCGGTGACGCTGGTGGGCGGAGCCATCGTCCTCGGCGGCGTGTACGTCACCGCCGCGGCACGGGCGAGGGGAACCTGACCGGACGTCACGCGGACCGGTTCCGTTCTCACTCCTCCAGTAGCGCCCTCGTCCGCCGGTGACGGTCGCGGAACATCGGCTCGAAGCCGACCTGAGCGAACGGTCCGAGTACCCTCCCGACCGCTCCGCCGGGGAGCCGATACTGCACCTCGTCCTGGACGAGGGTTCCGCCGTCCTCGGCGCGAAACCGGTGGGTGTGTCGCCACCTCGGAAACGGCCCCTCCTCCATCGTGTCCACGAAGTAGCCCTGGTCGTCGCCCCTGGCCCGCTCCCGAATCAGCGCGGTCCACGGCTGTCGGGGGCCGACGCCGAACGGCCTGACGCTCATCTCCAGTCGGGTCCCGGGCTCGAGCACCTCCGGGTCGAGTTCGCCGTCCGGACCGACGACGCGCTCGATGCGGAGGTTCATGAACGCGGGCGTCACCGATTCGAGGCCGGATTGCCGCGAGTGGAACGACCACACCTCCTCGAACGGCGCGTCGACGTGGGTCCGACGGCGATAGGTGCTCACGGTCGGATCGTCGGCCCGCCGGTAGAAACAACCTCCGGCGGTGACCCCGTCGGCCGGAACGACCGTCCGTGACGACGCTGCCGGACCGCGAACGACGACGGTATCGGTGGCTTTTACGACTCGTCCCACCGAGAGTCGAGTATGAGCGAGGACGGAGACTTCCGCATCGAACGGGACAGCCTCGGCGAGATGGAGGTGCCGGCGGACGCGTACTGGGGCGCACAGACCCAGCGCGCGGTCGAGAACTTCCCGATCTCGGGCATCGGGTTCGGCCGCCGGTTCGTCCGCGCGCTCGGCGTCGTCAAGAAGTCGGCCGCGCAGGCGAACCGCGACCTCGGACACGTCGAGGAGGACGTGGCGGCGGCGATCACCGACGCGGCGGACGAGGTCATCGCCGGCGACCACGACGACCAGTTCCCCGTCGACGTGTTCCAGACCGGCTCGGGCACCTCCTCGAACATGAACGCCAACGAGGTCATCGCGAACCGGGCCGCGGAACTCATGGGCGAGGGGATCGGCGACCGCGTCGTCCACCCGAACGACCACGTCAACTTCGGCCAGTCGAGCAACGACGTGATTCCGACGGCCATGCACGTCGCGTCGCTCGAGGCGGTCGAGAAGGACCTCATGCCGGCCCTGGAGGAACTCCACGCGGCGCTGGAGGAGAAGGAGGCCGAGTT
Protein-coding regions in this window:
- a CDS encoding nitroreductase family protein; the protein is MEYDEVIHRRRMVRNFREDPIDEGATERIVTAGLQGPSAGFSQGFGFLVLESPEDRERFWSTNEHNVQPERVRRAPLVVVPFACKDDYLDRYAEPDKGWTDREESRWPVPYWYIDTGMAALNVLHAAVAEGLGALFFGIPDEDWPALRDAFSVPEAYDPIGAITVGHPADERIEGSGDTRRRKDVEEHVHGGDWGDTFR
- a CDS encoding SRPBCC family protein codes for the protein MSTYRRRTHVDAPFEEVWSFHSRQSGLESVTPAFMNLRIERVVGPDGELDPEVLEPGTRLEMSVRPFGVGPRQPWTALIRERARGDDQGYFVDTMEEGPFPRWRHTHRFRAEDGGTLVQDEVQYRLPGGAVGRVLGPFAQVGFEPMFRDRHRRTRALLEE
- a CDS encoding tubulin/FtsZ family protein — encoded protein: MKIALIGVGNAGGKVADAVFTYQLDRERTLCSAVLAVNSARTDLAKLDRIPEGKQLLIGQTDERVKGHGVGSDPDLGAEVTRRDLHEIERALDEVPVYDIDAFLVVAGLGGGTGSGGAPVLSAALRETYDEPVYGLGILPSEEEGGRASYNAARSFRSFAESTDNLLVFDNDSWRGHQDSVGAGYDRTNREIATRIEALLSAGEVDGETVSENAMDASDIRRTLGTGGVSTIAYAETDVEPSTKDSRGLLARLRTNGADEPTDPAKKLSGLVRQAIQSRLTLPADVESAERSLIVVSGPPEEFSRKGIESARRWLEQRTGSIEVLAGDSPRPYADTVSAVVLLSNVTDAPRIDALQEKAVDARENVSEQAEERAAEIQELITDEEDELDPL
- a CDS encoding NAD(P)/FAD-dependent oxidoreductase; the encoded protein is MAHVAVVGGGAAGLSAAMFAAKNGLDATVFDTDASWLHKAHLFNYPGIDSLDGDAYLDVAREQAKRFGAEINQGEEVTAVTDEGDLAVTTEDGEYDADYVVLATGANRDLAEELGCELTDEGAVDVDVTMETSVDGVYATGAMVRTEEWQAVISAGDGAAAALNVLSRERGEHFHDFDTPADADEALGTLIDDE
- a CDS encoding DMT family transporter yields the protein MSSFVVVENRVPPFAALAVAVVAISTSAILVEWSRAPSLVKALYRVVFTVAALMPVALARPSDRAGFRQLRRRDTLLAVLAGVALAIHFASWFESLRWTSVAASVTLVQAQPLFVALGAWALLDERVTPRMVAGIGVALVGMAVMSGGDVVLGTASLAGERPLFGNALAVLGAVTAASYVLAGRSLRQRLPLLPYVLVVYASCAVALFAATLASGHPLFDYPVREWLLFLGMAAGPGIFGHTVINWALAHVESSVVSVSLLGEPVGSTLLAVVLLSEYPTPVTLVGGAIVLGGVYVTAAARARGT
- a CDS encoding DEAD/DEAH box helicase, encoding MTDEGGGRSGTETDPDGAADTGDQGAGEPDPLADDSDPDGVTMDEFYDVVEAEERPVLTASQVARRAGLSQAGARDALDDLSDGGDLERVDVETDPVVYYPSTWGELAERERVVLFPERREVVVDRPTQYTRARLSQFAHLVDSTGTEPGTRGYLYEIRQEDVWAAPFEDCSELLARMRSVFPRRSPHLEGWVEDQWNRANQFTLETHEEGYVVLSAEREELMGNVARQKLDESHLQADMSDTESWVNTEELGAIKRILYEAGYPVRDERDLESGDPLDVSLDVDVRAYQADWRDRFLEKRAGVFVGPPGSGKTVAAISVLAAVGGETLILVPSRELAGQWTAELRRHTDLPEDRIGEYHGGTKQVRPVTIATYQTAGMDRHRSLFDSREWGLVVYDEVQHIPSDVFRRTADLQTKHRLGLSATPVREDDREEEIFTLIGPPIGTDWGALFDAGYVQEPEVEIRYVPWRHDDARNEWASADRREKHRVAARNPAKVEEIRRLRDKHDDAKALIFADYLAQGERIAEALGVPFVSGETRHAERRRLFEEFRQGERRTLVVSRIADEGIDLPNAELAVVASGLGGSRRQGAQRAGRTMRPAGSALVYVLATRGTSEEDFAQRRMNHLAEKGIRVRERTVE